One window of Sphingobacteriales bacterium genomic DNA carries:
- a CDS encoding ABC transporter ATP-binding protein, whose translation MNIISTTGLVKRFGNTVAVNKISVQINEGEIYGFLGLNGAGKTTLIRLLLGMVRPDSGSVSLFGKILTSNFDQWNKIGYLVETPYSYPNLSVYDNLKVFCKLRQLSNPSAIDRIIEKLKLTKYKNIKASALSYGNQQRLGLAKALIHQPKLLILDEPVNGLDPEGIVEVRELLTALANHGTTIFISSHILSEISKLTHRIGIIHEGKLIKELTTAELSGHIIKKILVKTTDNNKAIQCLINKGYTVVHGGEHELEISNTEALEHPEYVSKLLTENGFPPIQIYRFTEDLEMYFLRTIKAFTS comes from the coding sequence ATGAATATTATCAGCACAACAGGACTGGTCAAACGATTTGGAAATACCGTAGCAGTAAATAAAATTTCGGTTCAGATTAATGAAGGAGAAATTTATGGGTTTTTAGGGCTTAACGGCGCGGGAAAAACTACTCTGATCCGACTTTTGCTGGGTATGGTAAGACCTGATTCTGGAAGTGTGAGCCTGTTCGGAAAAATTCTGACCTCCAATTTCGATCAGTGGAACAAGATAGGATACTTAGTAGAAACACCTTATTCCTACCCCAACTTGTCGGTTTACGACAACTTGAAAGTATTTTGCAAATTGCGTCAATTAAGCAATCCATCTGCCATAGACCGTATCATTGAAAAACTAAAACTCACTAAATACAAAAACATCAAAGCAAGCGCTTTGTCTTATGGCAACCAACAACGATTGGGACTTGCCAAAGCTCTCATCCACCAACCTAAACTTTTAATTTTAGATGAACCGGTAAATGGTTTAGATCCGGAAGGTATCGTAGAAGTGCGGGAACTCCTGACTGCTCTTGCCAACCATGGAACTACCATTTTTATTTCAAGCCATATACTAAGCGAAATTTCCAAACTTACCCATCGTATAGGCATTATTCACGAAGGTAAACTTATCAAAGAATTAACTACCGCTGAATTGTCCGGCCACATCATTAAAAAAATATTGGTGAAGACCACCGACAACAATAAAGCGATACAATGCCTGATAAACAAAGGCTATACCGTAGTACATGGTGGAGAGCATGAACTTGAAATCTCCAATACTGAAGCATTGGAACACCCCGAATACGTATCAAAACTGTTGACAGAAAACGGATTTCCACCCATACAGATTTACCGTTTCACCGAAGACCTTGAAATGTATTTCCTGAGAACTATTAAAGCCTTTACATCATGA
- a CDS encoding ABC transporter permease, with protein MIKIKSSPILWATFVAFALAPVMGGVFMLILQDSEALAKAGALAIKANAMNFEANWVSYFDILIQAVGVGGVMVFGFVISWVFGREYSDGTAKDLLVLPTSRITILNAKFMVYVIWCFALAVSNLLAGLIIGTLLQLPATDIALLIPKLTSYAVTTALTVIVGIPIAFFALYGKGYLAPLGFVALTLVFAQVIAAIGYGSYFPWSIPGLYSGAGGEYRLLLNHYSYTILVLTGAAGYLTTTIYWKRADQTK; from the coding sequence ATGATTAAAATCAAATCCTCACCCATACTTTGGGCAACATTCGTTGCTTTTGCGTTAGCTCCTGTGATGGGAGGGGTCTTTATGCTTATACTTCAGGACAGTGAGGCTTTAGCAAAAGCAGGAGCACTTGCCATCAAAGCAAATGCCATGAACTTTGAAGCAAACTGGGTTTCTTATTTTGACATACTCATACAAGCTGTTGGTGTTGGCGGGGTGATGGTTTTTGGGTTTGTCATCAGTTGGGTTTTTGGACGGGAATATTCAGACGGTACCGCAAAAGATTTGCTTGTGCTGCCAACTTCAAGAATAACAATCCTAAATGCAAAATTTATGGTGTATGTTATTTGGTGTTTTGCTTTAGCCGTCTCCAACTTGCTTGCCGGACTGATAATTGGTACTTTGCTCCAATTGCCGGCAACGGATATAGCTTTGTTAATCCCAAAACTAACCAGCTATGCGGTAACCACCGCTCTGACAGTCATTGTTGGTATTCCTATTGCATTCTTTGCCTTATATGGTAAAGGATATCTGGCACCCCTTGGCTTTGTGGCATTGACTTTAGTTTTTGCACAAGTAATTGCAGCTATCGGATATGGCTCATATTTCCCTTGGTCTATTCCCGGACTTTACAGTGGGGCGGGTGGTGAATACCGATTGTTGCTGAATCATTACAGTTATACCATTTTAGTACTTACAGGAGCTGCAGGCTACCTGACAACTACCATTTACTGGAAAAGAGCCGATCAGACAAAATGA
- a CDS encoding porin, whose translation MNKLIFLTLLVIPVWGYSQVDSLHLKKSQQETIQPKKWYENISIRGYAQVRYNRLLETNENLRCEQCDKSWGKGGGFFIRRMRIIFFGQISKQVYFYVQPDFASSASSDRLHFAQLRDAYFDVGVDKNNEFRFRIGQSKVPFGFENLQSSQNRIPLDRNDALNSAVSNERDLGIFFYWAPKEKRKLLSRLVSEGLKGSGDYGLFGLGVFNGQTANLNELNDEPHFVARFTYPVELKTQIIEAGIQGYTGKYVIQPSNLSDGVKYKPDLNYTDQRIAASFVLYPKPFGIQAEYNIGKGPEFNTLTDSIEVRSLYGGYITTSYLVSINKRVIIPFARFHAYKGGKKHEKDARSYRLNEWEFGVEWQASKYFELVMNYTISKRRFEDFLNQNNYQTGNLLRIQAQVNF comes from the coding sequence ATGAATAAATTAATCTTTCTAACCCTATTGGTTATTCCGGTTTGGGGTTATTCGCAAGTTGATTCTTTACACCTAAAGAAGTCACAACAGGAAACCATTCAGCCCAAAAAATGGTACGAAAACATTTCTATCAGAGGGTATGCTCAGGTGCGATATAACAGGTTGCTCGAAACCAACGAAAACCTGAGGTGTGAGCAATGCGATAAATCATGGGGCAAAGGAGGTGGATTTTTTATCAGACGGATGCGGATAATTTTTTTCGGGCAAATCAGCAAACAAGTTTATTTTTATGTCCAACCCGATTTTGCAAGCAGCGCAAGTAGCGACCGCCTGCATTTCGCTCAACTCAGAGATGCCTATTTTGATGTGGGGGTTGATAAAAACAACGAATTTAGATTCCGAATAGGACAGAGCAAAGTGCCGTTTGGATTTGAAAACCTGCAGTCCAGCCAAAACAGGATTCCATTGGACAGAAACGATGCCCTGAACAGTGCGGTCAGTAACGAACGCGATTTGGGAATCTTCTTTTACTGGGCACCAAAAGAAAAAAGAAAACTTTTGTCGCGTTTAGTCAGTGAAGGGCTGAAGGGCAGTGGCGACTACGGACTTTTTGGACTTGGTGTTTTCAACGGACAAACTGCCAACCTGAATGAACTCAACGACGAACCGCATTTTGTTGCCCGATTTACTTATCCTGTTGAATTAAAAACACAAATCATTGAAGCCGGAATTCAGGGTTATACCGGAAAATATGTTATTCAGCCCTCTAATTTAAGCGACGGAGTGAAATACAAGCCAGACTTAAATTATACCGATCAACGGATTGCCGCTTCGTTTGTATTATACCCCAAACCCTTTGGAATTCAGGCAGAATATAATATCGGAAAAGGTCCTGAATTTAATACCCTAACCGATTCAATTGAAGTGAGGTCTTTATATGGGGGCTATATAACAACAAGCTATTTGGTCAGCATAAACAAACGGGTGATAATTCCCTTTGCCCGGTTTCATGCTTATAAAGGTGGGAAAAAACACGAAAAAGACGCAAGAAGCTACCGCTTAAATGAATGGGAGTTTGGGGTAGAATGGCAGGCATCCAAATATTTTGAATTGGTAATGAATTATACTATATCCAAGAGAAGATTTGAAGACTTTCTGAATCAAAACAATTACCAAACCGGAAACCTGTTGAGAATACAGGCGCAGGTGAATTTTTAG
- a CDS encoding polysaccharide biosynthesis protein, with protein sequence MTNRNVLSKLAGQTAIYGLSSIVGRLLNYLLTPLLTRVYSEGEYGVITEWYSYSGFLLVLFVYGMETAFFRYIRQAQDMERVYSTVMLSLLASTALFVGILTGFSGHLSDLINYPQHPEYLIWFAFIIGLDTLSAIPFARLRYQEKAFRFAGIKLVNIGVNIGLTLFFLLLCPVWAEKYAFIGVWYQPEIGVGYVFLANLIAGIVTLLLLMPEWLKIRFRFDYQLWKSMMVYALPLVVVGFAGIVNEMLDRVILKYLLPYDPDTNQSMLGIYGACYKLSILMSLFTQAYRFAAEPLFFAQAAREDAPKLYAASMKYFVIAGTLIFIGVMLFMDIFERFIGEPFRVGLAVVPFLLMANLMLGIYYNLSIWYKLSNKTQIGAYISLLGAAITILLNMLLIPYFGYMGAAWATLACYTIMVIVSFIAGKKYYPIPYESLKLTGYIWLGILAVLTNAFWVNDLPVIPAYAFRIALILAYLLCIYRIEKLGRVFSK encoded by the coding sequence TTGACCAATCGCAACGTACTTAGTAAATTAGCGGGACAAACTGCAATTTATGGGTTGAGCAGCATTGTCGGAAGGTTGCTGAACTATCTGCTTACTCCATTGCTGACCCGCGTTTATTCCGAAGGCGAATACGGAGTTATCACCGAATGGTACAGCTATTCCGGGTTTTTGCTGGTGCTGTTTGTCTATGGCATGGAAACCGCCTTTTTTCGTTACATCCGGCAGGCGCAAGACATGGAACGGGTATATAGCACGGTCATGCTCTCCTTGTTGGCAAGTACGGCCTTGTTTGTAGGTATATTGACCGGTTTTTCCGGACATTTATCAGACTTGATAAACTATCCGCAACACCCCGAATATCTTATCTGGTTTGCGTTCATTATCGGGTTAGATACTCTTAGTGCCATTCCGTTTGCGCGGTTGCGGTATCAGGAAAAGGCCTTCCGCTTTGCAGGAATCAAATTGGTCAATATCGGAGTCAATATTGGCCTTACCTTGTTTTTCCTGTTGCTTTGTCCGGTTTGGGCCGAAAAATATGCCTTTATCGGAGTCTGGTATCAACCCGAGATTGGGGTGGGGTATGTGTTTTTAGCCAACCTCATTGCAGGAATAGTTACCCTGTTGTTGCTAATGCCCGAATGGTTGAAAATACGTTTCAGGTTCGATTACCAATTGTGGAAAAGTATGATGGTGTATGCCTTGCCTTTAGTGGTTGTTGGTTTTGCCGGAATTGTCAACGAAATGCTCGACAGGGTGATTTTAAAATACCTGCTCCCCTACGACCCAGACACTAACCAAAGCATGTTGGGTATTTACGGCGCATGTTACAAACTGAGTATTTTAATGAGCCTGTTTACCCAAGCCTACCGTTTTGCTGCCGAGCCTTTGTTTTTTGCACAAGCTGCCCGGGAAGATGCACCCAAACTTTACGCCGCTTCAATGAAATATTTCGTCATTGCCGGAACGCTTATTTTTATAGGGGTGATGTTGTTTATGGATATTTTTGAACGATTTATCGGTGAGCCTTTCAGGGTTGGTTTGGCAGTGGTTCCTTTTTTACTGATGGCAAACCTGATGTTAGGCATTTACTACAACCTATCTATCTGGTACAAGCTGAGCAACAAAACTCAAATTGGGGCTTATATCTCTTTGTTGGGTGCAGCCATTACCATCCTCCTCAATATGCTGCTGATTCCCTATTTTGGTTACATGGGTGCCGCCTGGGCAACCCTTGCCTGTTATACCATCATGGTAATTGTATCTTTTATAGCCGGAAAAAAATATTACCCCATTCCCTACGAATCCCTGAAACTGACTGGCTATATCTGGTTAGGAATTTTGGCAGTTCTTACAAACGCTTTTTGGGTCAACGATTTACCAGTGATACCCGCTTATGCCTTTCGAATCGCATTGATTTTAGCATACTTGCTCTGTATTTACAGGATAGAAAAACTGGGTCGGGTGTTTTCCAAATAA
- a CDS encoding c-type cytochrome has product MFTLFSCREDDNLIPDMDETPYQLVIPVGFPPMPIPDDNLMTKARVNLGRKLFYDPVLSVDSTISCASCHQQHLAFSDDRPLSKGVAGRLGFRNSPTLTNVGYLPFLLKEGGVETLEIQALTPITEHAEMDFTIGEAAKRLQSNPKYVQLSYLAYGQSPSPFTITRALAAFQRTLISGNASADNPQFLSPEAAAGKQIFFGEKAKCGHCHSGFNFTSNGFENNGLYESYADEGRFRLTLDPNDIGVFKIPTLRNIALTAPYMHDGSLLTLSEVIDHYQSGGTSHPNKSPLIQPFELNEKERLDLLAFLESLTDSVFIANPKFKPD; this is encoded by the coding sequence ATGTTTACGCTCTTCTCCTGTAGGGAAGACGATAACTTGATTCCGGATATGGACGAAACGCCCTATCAATTGGTTATACCCGTTGGTTTCCCCCCTATGCCCATCCCTGACGATAATTTGATGACCAAAGCCAGGGTAAACCTCGGGCGAAAACTGTTTTATGATCCTGTTTTATCGGTCGATTCGACCATTTCCTGTGCTTCCTGCCATCAGCAACATCTCGCTTTTTCTGATGATCGGCCTTTGAGCAAAGGCGTTGCCGGACGTTTGGGTTTTAGAAACTCACCAACCCTGACCAATGTGGGATATCTTCCTTTTTTACTTAAAGAAGGAGGGGTAGAAACGCTCGAAATTCAGGCACTCACGCCTATTACCGAACATGCCGAAATGGATTTTACCATTGGCGAAGCAGCAAAACGACTGCAATCAAATCCCAAATATGTGCAGTTGAGCTATTTAGCCTATGGACAATCCCCTTCCCCATTTACCATTACAAGAGCCCTGGCTGCTTTTCAGCGAACATTAATCAGCGGAAACGCTTCGGCAGACAACCCTCAATTTTTGAGTCCTGAAGCTGCCGCCGGAAAACAGATATTTTTTGGCGAAAAGGCCAAATGTGGTCATTGTCATAGCGGGTTTAACTTTACCAGCAACGGGTTTGAAAATAACGGGCTATATGAGAGCTATGCAGACGAAGGACGATTTAGGCTAACCCTTGACCCCAATGATATCGGGGTTTTCAAAATTCCAACATTGAGAAACATCGCCTTGACAGCTCCTTATATGCACGATGGAAGCTTACTTACCCTGTCTGAAGTGATTGACCATTACCAAAGCGGCGGTACATCTCATCCCAATAAAAGTCCGTTGATACAGCCTTTTGAATTGAATGAAAAGGAACGGCTCGACCTCCTTGCTTTTCTTGAATCATTGACAGATTCGGTTTTTATCGCCAATCCAAAGTTTAAACCTGATTGA
- the ypdA gene encoding YpdA family putative bacillithiol disulfide reductase has translation MPDLKSTDYEVVIIGAGPIGLACGIAAKQTRLRYLILEKGCLTQSVYDYPANMTFFSTSDNIELGNIPFVSHGDRPTRREALEYFRKVAESFKLNIRLYEKVNNLLPQTGGYLVETSKNSYTTRCVVIATGFFTKPNLLGVAGEDLPKVRHYFDDPHLYSNQNVLVVGGGNSAVDAALETYRKGAKVTLMVRKSTLKEGVKYWVKPDIENRIKEGSVSAFFNSQISHIKENEVEIITPEGKIILPNDFVLAMTGYHPDFSWLNKLGVKILVNEEGYTLPDYNPGTYESNLPGVFMAGTICGGTHTNIWYIENSRFHAEEVMRQIAGL, from the coding sequence ATGCCAGATTTAAAATCAACAGATTACGAGGTTGTCATTATAGGAGCAGGGCCTATTGGTTTGGCATGTGGTATTGCCGCAAAACAAACCCGGCTCCGTTACCTCATCCTCGAAAAAGGATGTCTGACACAATCAGTCTATGACTATCCCGCTAATATGACTTTTTTTTCTACCTCCGACAATATCGAACTGGGCAATATCCCGTTTGTTTCACATGGCGACCGTCCAACAAGACGCGAAGCGCTGGAGTATTTTCGAAAAGTGGCGGAGTCTTTTAAGCTCAATATTCGATTGTATGAAAAAGTAAACAACTTACTCCCTCAGACGGGAGGTTATCTTGTCGAAACTTCCAAAAATAGTTATACTACCCGTTGTGTAGTCATCGCTACCGGGTTTTTTACCAAACCCAACCTGCTGGGGGTAGCAGGAGAAGACCTTCCAAAGGTCAGACACTATTTCGACGACCCGCATCTCTATAGTAACCAAAATGTATTGGTGGTAGGTGGCGGTAATTCCGCCGTTGATGCAGCCCTTGAAACCTATCGGAAAGGAGCGAAGGTTACGTTGATGGTCAGAAAGTCAACCCTTAAGGAAGGAGTAAAATATTGGGTTAAACCAGATATTGAAAATCGAATAAAAGAAGGGTCTGTTTCTGCTTTTTTCAATAGCCAAATCAGTCATATAAAAGAAAATGAGGTAGAAATTATTACCCCTGAAGGCAAGATAATTTTGCCTAATGATTTTGTATTGGCTATGACCGGCTATCATCCCGATTTTTCATGGTTGAACAAATTGGGTGTGAAGATACTCGTAAACGAAGAAGGTTATACTTTGCCGGATTACAACCCGGGGACTTATGAATCTAATTTGCCGGGTGTGTTTATGGCCGGTACGATTTGTGGGGGTACGCATACTAATATCTGGTATATTGAAAACTCGCGCTTTCATGCAGAAGAAGTAATGCGCCAAATAGCAGGTTTATGA
- a CDS encoding DUF4837 family protein, with product MNRLVVWILLIVAATFTGCSDSQVKDALGGGTQPTSTGDIDEVVLLIDDKLLKGEPGENLRFHLQQDYVMLPQSEPMFDLRPLGSMKAFGSMLQRSAVVLIVADLSDKDNDITQSVTEQLQRFTNEGKEVPPFFARRDVWATPQRVIYIYGKDIAELSKSINAHANGIVKQLYEIGDQKAYNNAYSTKENEGLTANLEKKYKVSVKVPHLFESATQTDNFAWLRFDNQATEEVQNILIYTEPYSGNTPPQITEALAVSIRNKAGKFVSTQIEGSYMAADTTLGFVSKSSLLPSGIEVLEVRGLWRMYGDFMGGPFISYCFNDTANRQIVLTDGFAYAPKVDKRRIMRRIEMILKTTKISSGK from the coding sequence ATGAATCGATTAGTTGTATGGATTTTACTGATAGTTGCTGCTACATTCACAGGTTGTTCCGATTCACAAGTTAAAGATGCATTAGGAGGAGGGACCCAACCTACATCAACCGGTGATATAGACGAAGTGGTTTTGCTCATAGATGATAAGTTGTTAAAAGGCGAACCCGGTGAAAACCTTCGCTTTCATTTACAACAGGATTATGTGATGTTGCCTCAAAGCGAACCCATGTTCGACTTGCGTCCGCTTGGCAGCATGAAAGCATTCGGAAGCATGTTGCAGCGAAGTGCTGTCGTGTTGATAGTTGCCGATTTGAGCGATAAAGATAACGACATTACACAGTCCGTTACAGAACAATTGCAGCGATTTACCAATGAAGGTAAGGAAGTTCCCCCGTTTTTTGCGAGGCGCGATGTATGGGCAACCCCTCAACGGGTGATCTATATTTATGGCAAAGATATCGCCGAATTAAGCAAAAGCATCAACGCCCATGCTAACGGAATTGTTAAACAGCTTTATGAAATTGGAGATCAGAAAGCCTACAACAACGCCTATTCAACTAAAGAAAACGAAGGATTGACGGCAAACCTGGAAAAAAAATACAAGGTTTCGGTTAAAGTGCCTCATCTGTTTGAAAGTGCAACACAAACCGACAATTTTGCATGGCTTCGTTTCGACAATCAGGCAACCGAAGAAGTCCAAAATATCCTGATCTATACGGAGCCCTACTCCGGTAATACCCCTCCCCAGATAACTGAAGCATTAGCCGTCTCTATCAGGAATAAAGCAGGTAAATTTGTATCCACACAGATTGAAGGCAGCTATATGGCGGCAGACACTACCCTTGGATTTGTCAGTAAATCATCCCTGCTTCCATCCGGAATAGAAGTTTTGGAGGTAAGGGGATTGTGGCGGATGTATGGAGATTTTATGGGCGGGCCGTTTATATCCTATTGCTTTAACGATACCGCAAACAGACAGATTGTTTTGACCGATGGTTTTGCTTATGCTCCAAAAGTAGATAAACGCCGTATTATGAGACGGATAGAGATGATATTGAAAACGACTAAAATCTCATCGGGAAAATAG
- a CDS encoding redoxin domain-containing protein, producing the protein MKYRILLLFIVLCSFMFIFTEPVQAQLRVGEQAPDINLPDPANVNRSLSSLNGNIVLVYFWASWDPSSRANSPNVYALYHKYEKLSFPNAQGFKLFTVSLDSDRTNWINTLNADKLPGTYHVYDFYSGTADSYKVQQLPYTYLIDAKGIIYAVNPTFNEIDKILAVDMKATQTMAFHSNTNPDLVAETKGNAAVNRSVEPIVTHNYLPASLAETKTEGITYKVQVGAFKKLNLKDFDRVAQFGKVEAEVAANQINRVMIGSYDTRAAASDALAKIQQNGFPDAFLVEYKNNVRGRVIGKSEWNMPLSATGAQPTVPVTTANVTSTPTINTNPALPAGNPATVSKPEDNTATYRSTDVAQPSNIYAVPHSTPGVISTTMPEPYISAPYTLPVTTNTTTNTNTTVYNSEKTPAKNPSVNTTTANPNTTTAIQPYKPGETRFNNTTATTTQPTTTTTPSQPKQPVTTPPPTTQPANKTVVTQPANNTPPPTTTTPDPKNNKQAEQEMLDKKIDSYINSYDFSNATNTKSNRLKNKLKRDKKKR; encoded by the coding sequence ATGAAATACAGAATCCTTTTACTTTTTATTGTGCTTTGTTCATTCATGTTTATATTTACCGAACCCGTACAGGCTCAACTTCGGGTAGGTGAACAAGCGCCTGATATAAATTTGCCCGACCCTGCTAATGTAAATCGTTCTTTAAGCAGTTTGAACGGAAATATTGTGCTGGTTTATTTTTGGGCTTCATGGGATCCAAGTTCAAGGGCTAATTCGCCGAATGTGTATGCCCTGTACCACAAATATGAGAAACTTTCTTTTCCAAATGCACAAGGATTTAAACTGTTTACGGTTTCTTTAGACAGTGATAGAACGAACTGGATCAATACCCTGAACGCCGATAAACTCCCCGGAACATATCATGTCTATGATTTTTATTCAGGTACTGCCGATTCATACAAAGTTCAACAGTTGCCTTATACTTACCTGATTGATGCCAAAGGGATAATTTATGCAGTTAATCCCACCTTTAATGAAATAGACAAAATACTTGCTGTGGATATGAAAGCCACTCAAACAATGGCGTTTCATTCAAACACCAATCCCGATTTGGTTGCTGAAACCAAGGGAAACGCAGCGGTCAACCGTTCGGTGGAACCGATTGTAACCCATAATTATCTGCCGGCCTCTCTGGCGGAAACCAAAACAGAAGGGATTACTTACAAAGTTCAGGTGGGAGCGTTTAAAAAATTAAATTTAAAGGATTTTGACCGTGTCGCCCAGTTTGGCAAAGTTGAAGCCGAAGTTGCCGCCAACCAAATTAACCGTGTAATGATTGGTAGCTATGATACAAGAGCTGCGGCATCTGATGCGCTTGCCAAAATTCAACAAAACGGGTTTCCCGATGCTTTTTTGGTAGAATATAAAAATAATGTACGGGGAAGGGTTATCGGCAAAAGTGAATGGAATATGCCGCTATCGGCTACCGGCGCTCAGCCGACAGTCCCTGTTACAACTGCTAACGTTACTTCCACCCCTACTATAAACACTAATCCGGCCCTGCCGGCAGGAAATCCGGCAACTGTGTCTAAACCCGAAGACAATACCGCAACTTACCGAAGCACCGATGTTGCTCAGCCTTCAAATATCTACGCTGTACCTCATTCAACTCCGGGTGTTATTTCGACTACTATGCCTGAACCTTATATCTCTGCTCCTTATACATTACCTGTCACCACCAATACAACCACAAACACAAATACCACGGTTTATAATTCTGAAAAAACACCCGCAAAAAATCCTTCGGTCAATACCACAACCGCCAACCCCAATACCACAACCGCCATCCAACCTTATAAACCCGGTGAAACCCGGTTCAACAACACAACGGCGACAACTACTCAGCCAACAACTACAACAACACCATCGCAGCCCAAACAACCGGTAACTACACCTCCGCCTACTACCCAACCGGCTAATAAAACAGTGGTTACACAACCGGCAAACAATACTCCTCCGCCAACGACCACAACTCCGGACCCAAAAAACAACAAACAAGCCGAGCAGGAAATGTTAGACAAAAAAATTGACAGCTATATCAATAGTTATGATTTTTCAAATGCAACCAACACTAAATCTAACCGGTTGAAAAACAAGTTAAAAAGAGATAAGAAAAAACGGTAA